The Chrysemys picta bellii isolate R12L10 chromosome 12, ASM1138683v2, whole genome shotgun sequence genome has a segment encoding these proteins:
- the LOC135974508 gene encoding olfactory receptor 2AP1-like, producing the protein MRMENTGHNPFLFFPVIRPHSRVWFISSIADTEQGNQTSLTEFILLGFGSVLELKILLFLLILVIYSVTMAGNILIVVLVVTDQHLHTPMYFFLGNLSWLETCYTSTVLPRMMASLLTGDRTISIGGCITQFYFVGFLAATECCLLAAMSYDRYLAICKPLHYATIINGSFCLQLAAGSWINGFLSIIIIVSFMLQLTFCGANEIDHFFCESTQIINLYCNDIYQVELVISIVAASITLPAFALTVTSYIYIISTILRIPSTTVRQKAFSTCSSHLIVVTIFYGTLIILYLLPKTNTLRDLNKVFSVFYTILTPMANPFIYSLRNKEVKEALKKIVSKCVDFKRIQKCY; encoded by the coding sequence AGTTTGGTTCATTTCCTCCATAGCAGACACGGAACAGGGAAATCAAACCTCCctcacagaattcatcctcctgggatttgggTCTGTCCTCGAACTGAAGATCCTTCTCTTTCTGCTGATCCTTGTGATTTACAGTGTGACCATGGCCGGGAACATCCTCATTGTTGTGCTAGTTGtgactgatcagcaccttcacacccccatgtacttcttcctggggaacttgtcctggttggagacctgctacacctcgaCCGTCCTGCCAAGGATGATGGCCAGTTTGCTGACcggggacagaaccatttctaTTGGTGGCTGCATCACACAATTTTACTTTGTTGGTTTCCTTGCAGCCACGGAGTGTTGTCTCCTTGCagcgatgtcttatgatcggtatctAGCGATATGCAAACCACTGCATTATGCAACCATTATTAATGGCAGTTTCTGCCTCCAGCTAGCAGCTGGGTCTTGGATAAATGGATTTCTAAGTATTATCATAATAGTTTCTTTTATGTTGCAATTAACTTTCTGTGGCGCCAATGAAATTGATCATTTCTTCTGTGAATCTACACAAATAATAAATCTCTACTGCAATGACATCTACCAGGTGGAGCTTGTAATCAGCATTGTGGCTGCTTCAATTACCCTGCCCGCATTTGCTTTAACTGTGACATCCTACATTtatatcatctccaccatcctgcgaatcccttccaccaccgtGAGGCAAAAGGCATTTTCTacttgctcctctcacctcattgtggtgacaattttctatgggaCCCTGATCATTCTGTATCTGCTACCAAAAACCAACACACTCAGAGACCTCAACAAAGTGTTCTCTGTCTTCTACACAATTCTGACTCCTATGGCCAATCCCTTCatatacagcctgagaaacaaagaggtgaaAGAGGCTCTGAAAAAAATTGTCAGTAAATGTGTAGATTTTAAAAGAATTCAGAAATGCTACTGA